The Aspergillus luchuensis IFO 4308 DNA, chromosome 7, nearly complete sequence genome has a segment encoding these proteins:
- a CDS encoding uncharacterized protein (COG:S;~EggNog:ENOG410PNWE;~PFAM:PF17183,PF12754) codes for MSEVAFIKSFLSSLDSRPIKLRADYVLDEERVGPRVPYLLPRLSAPHPEMPKKVQRTQAPGSSKSITVHVKSARNPAFEFTLPNAPITTTSVQDLKDAVQERVVDAQDGKVSLEKIKILYKRKPVTGKTIAELLADEPEMLAGGKAVEFGVMIMGGAKVVEGGEGDGNATAAAAAGAAGAPKAAVGPSGEEVLRTEAFWDDLQGFLEQRLKDSEEARRLRGVFKGAWEKQ; via the exons ATGTCCGAAGTCGCCTTCATCAAATCCTTCCTCTCATCGCTCGACTCCCGTCCCATCAAGCTCCGAGCAGACTATGTCCTCGACGAAGAGCGAGTCGGACCTCGCGTCCCT tacctcctcccccgcctcAGCGCCCCGCACCCCGAAATGCCCAAGAAAGTGCAACGGACGCAAGCCCCGGGCTCCTCGAAATCCATAACCGTACACGTAAAGAGCGCACGCAACCCCGCATTCGAATTCACCCTGCCCAACGCACCCATCACCACGACCTCAGTGCAGGACCTCAAAGACGCAGTTCAGGAACGGGTGGTTGACGCACAGGACGGAAAGGTGTCattggagaagatcaagattCTGTATAAGCGGAAGCCGGTGACGGGGAAGACGATTGCGGAGTTGTTGGCTGATGAGCCGGAGATGTTGGCTGGAGGCAAGGCGGTGGAGTTTGGGGTGATGATTATGGGAGGGGCGAAGGttgtggagggtggtgagggagatgggAATGCtactgctgccgctgctgctggtgctgctggtgcgcCTAAGGCGGCGGTTGGGCCgagtggggaggaggtgttgAGGACAGAGGCGTTTTGGGATGATTTGCAGGGGTTCTTGGAGCAGAGGTTGAAGGATAGtgaggaggcgaggaggttgaggggggtgttCAAGGGGGCTTGGGAGAAGCAATGA
- a CDS encoding cell differentiation and development protein Fsr1 (COG:D;~EggNog:ENOG410PJ75;~InterPro:IPR013258,IPR036322,IPR015943,IPR019775, IPR001680,IPR017986;~PFAM:PF00400,PF08232;~go_function: GO:0005515 - protein binding [Evidence IEA]), translating to MAWQSPSAMAGGGGYVGPGGDGSSNGGHPQGTEYTLQGVMRFLQTEWHRHERDRNAWEIERAEMKSRIGKLEGDVRTSKRLHESLGKHVRLLEAALKKEREKVRKLSNNEKVEDTRDPKEIAKESINSLKAQRPKPHTGPSEVDVNLENEHEYRQENEREKSRLYLSKCSQEVAYHVIPSSHPPPELGEQDLPNHIYGNQQLSQQSLEEAYLQQQRQKQHQQQQQAQANDMMAREVALQNHQPVITHYADNAAMSRAQNQFGFPPVTREAMERRPLEPQQTPLTAIDNRKQALGNSLMEERAGQGDQAYDGYGSQSAAKDAKQQRMEEQGGDDADGWNFDEPAEPAPQAEQVPPHRPDVDAFPNANFVSSKSPQRSGSLSHRRKSSGARRKSDGAVDLAAGPKPDPTFKVRFALRGHLDVVRSVIFTGGGSPSEPEICTCSDDGTIKRWIIPATYGTFGASSSDLDITSYFTHRGHVGAVTALAACSPQNFSNGGRALGDGWVFSGGQDTSVRVWERGRVDPKATLDGHTDAVWGLCVLPGTAGSVLGESSSHYGGPDRILLASGGADGRIIIWAVSAPPQLSSPQAGSRRAGGSRRANSISSGSNFPSSPQPSTATTTPFHYSMVRQIVRTESPSPTCISPLSLAGINFVVSYTDASILVYDTRTGEEIVGMASLETYDGTPSTGVNSVVATTVGFDGSAGLDPSRTMGEEEVVHGATGSSGVEGVIISGYEDRYIRFFDANSGQCTYTMLAHPSAIASLSLSPDGRELVSAGHDASLRFWNLEKRSCTQEITSHRLMRGEGVCAAVWSRDSRWVVSGGGDGVVKVFSR from the exons ATGGCTTGGCAGTCTCCCTCGGCCATGGCTGGGGGCGGAGGGTACGTCGGCCCCGGGGGTGATGGGTCTTCTAACGGCGGGCATCCCCAGGGGACGGAGTACACCCTGCAAG GTGTGATGCGCTTTCTGCAGACGGAGTGGCACCGTCACGAGCGTGACCGCAATGCCTGGGAGATCGAACGCGCGGAGATGAAGTCTCGCATCGGAAAGCTGGAGGGTGATGTTCGTACGAGTAAACGCTTACATGAATCATTGGGGAAGCACGTCAGGTTGCTCGAGGCTGccttgaagaaggagcgcgagaaggTCAGGAAGCTCAGCAACAATGAGAAGGTTGAGGACACTAGGGATCCGAAAGAGATTGCCAAGGAAAGCATCAACTCTCTGAAAG CCCAACGCCCCAAGCCTCATACGGGACCCAGCGAAGTCGATGTGAACCTTGAGAACGAACACGAATATCGCCAAGAGAACGAGCGGGAGAAGTCGCGATTGTACCTTTCGAAGTGCTCTCAGGAAGTTGCCTATCATGTCATTCCTTCGTCACACCCTCCTCCGGAACTCGGCGAGCAGGATCTCCCAAATCACATCTACGGCAACCAACAGCTGTCTCAGCAGAGCCTGGAGGAGGCATACCTCCAGCAGCAACGCCAgaaacagcaccagcaacagcagcaagcacAAGCGAACGATATGATGGCGCGAGAGGTGGCGCTTCAGAACCACCAACCCGTCATCACACACTACGCAGATAACGCGGCCATGTCTCGCGCACAGAATCAATTTGGTTTCCCACCTGTGACCAGGGAAGCGATGGAGAGACGACCCCTCGAGCCACAACAAACCCCGCTTACCGCAATCGATAATAGAAAGCAGGCCCTCGGCAACTCGCTGATGGAAGAGCGCGCCGGTCAGGGGGACCAGGCATATGATGGATATGGCTCACAATCGGCGGCTAAGGATGCCAAGCAACAGCGAATGGAAGAGCaaggtggtgatgatgcagatggcTGGAACTTCGACGAGCCGGCCGAACCGGCACCGCAGGCGGAACAGGTACCACCGCACCGGCCTGATGTGGATGCTTTCCCGAATGCAAACTTTGTCAGTTCCAAGTCTCCGCAGCGGTCCGGATCTCTCTCGCATCGGCGGAAAAGTTCCGGTgccagaaggaagagtgaTGGTGCCGTTGATCTTGCAGCGGGCCCCAAGCCAGATCCGACCTTCAAGGTTCGCTTCGCCCTCCGCGGCCATTTGGATGTCGTCCGTTCGGTGATTTTCACGGGCGGCGGAAGCCCTTCGGAGCCGGAAATTTGTACATGCAGTGATGATGGAACGATCAAACGATGGATTATACCCGCCACTTATGGCACCTTTGGCGCAAGCTCGAGTGACCTGGACATTACCAGCTATTTCACTCACCGTGGACATGTGGGGGCTGTGACTGCGCTTGCAGCATGCTCTCCGCAGAACTTCTCCAATGGAGGCCGTGCGCTCGGGGACGGCTGGGTTTTCTCAGGTGGACAAGATACCAGCGTCCGAGTGTGGGAACGTGGACGTGTTGACCCGAAGGCGACGCTTGATGGCCACACGGATGCCGTCTGGGGTCTCTGTGTTCTACCTGGAACCGCAGGCTCTGTGTTAGGCGAGTCCAGCAGCCATTACGGTGGCCCCGATCGTATCCTACTCGCATCCGGTGGTGCGGACGGCCGTATCATCATATGGGCTGTTAGTGCGCCCCCGcagctttcttcccctcaagCAGGGTCTCGACGCGCTGGTGGTAGCCGGAGAGCCAACTCGATCTCTTCCGGCTCCAACTTCCCCTCGTCACCGCAACCCAGCACGGCGACTACCACGCCATTCCACTACAGTATGGTTCGTCAGATTGTTCGGACCGagtctccctccccaacgtGCATTAGCCCGTTGTCGCTTGCAGGTATCAATTTTGTTGTGTCCTACACCGACGCCTCCATCCTTGTGTATGATACCAGGACTGGCGAGGAAATTGTGGGCATGGCGAGTCTGGAGACATACGATGGCACGCCTTCGACGGGCGTTAACTCTGTTGTCGCCACTACAGTCGGATTTGATGGTTCGGCAGGACTTGACCCCAGTCGGACAATGGGCGAAGAAGAGGTCGTCCATGGTGCGACTGGCTCCAGTGGTGTCGAAGGCGTAATCATTAGTGGATACGAAGACCGCTACATTCGCTTCTTCGATGCTAACAGCG GCCAATGCACATATACGATGTTGGCCCATCCATCGGCGATCGCCTCGCTTTCGCTATCCCCAGATGGACGTGAGCTAGTCTCTGCGGGTCATGACGCCAGCTTGCGGTTCTGGAACCTCGAGAAGCGGAGCTGCACTCAAGAAATCACGAGTCACCGGTTGATGCGTGGTGAAGGAGTGTGTGCCGCCGTCTGGAGCCGCGATAGCCGCTGGGTCGtcagtggaggtggtgacggGGTTGTCAAGGTGTTCTCGAGATAG